aatcaatcaaatatataaataatttagaggcatcttgcctctgaggctgcaggtggcctatagccctcagactagtagccactgatagacctgtcccccaagccccttttaaagccatccaggctgttgtctgtcactacatcttgttgCAGAGGACTACAACTTCCCTGTTCTCTGTTATTCTTTATACTGTGAGCCTTCAAACCAGGAATCAGTTTGTTGTATTGTGTCTGGGAAACTGACCTAGTTCCTACAAACAGCAGATAAAGTAGCAAATCTATATCTGGATTGCACTTCAAACTGCATGATGAAAAAACCCACAAGGAAAAAAAGATGCACTTGAAATCAAGTCTAGCTTGTCAGAAAGAAGGCCGGTGTGGAatccttctccccaacatgctttttaattttatttttttaatggaataCTCTGTGATGCAAGCTTCCCCCTCCCGTTTCACTCTGAAGTGGTACACTTGCAAGAGAGGCTTATCACATCTTCTGCAGAACTAAGGACCTGTTATTATGCTGTTTCCAGGTAGCTCAAAAGTTACATCTATTTTCATGAAGCAAGCAGATGAATAGAATAGTGGGTAGCAACACTAGATCCAGAGTAGTAACTGGATCTGAAAGGCTTAAATGTCCTGTTATCGTCCAattccagcattccctctaacagggattcctagctGTTGttctctacaactcccataatccccaagcaaaagccattgcagctggggattctgagagttgtagtcaacaacatctgggaatccctgttagagggaacactgtccaatTCCCAGGCAAATTCCAAGACAAAACCCTTTTGCGCAACCAAAATCTAGAAATTCCAAATAATTCTTTTTGCTTCCACATTGTGGGTAGGGAGACACCATCAAATCCCTGACCAAATCAATAACAGCATTTCAACATCAGTAAAACCAGTTGTTTTAGTGCAAGCAGAATGTGATCATCAGATGTAGCTTTTCTGAAATCAATGAACTTCTTCCTGGACCTTAAGTTCCAAATCTGTAAGTGATTTAATTTCTCATTAAGCAAAAAAGATAaagcaaagggtggggggaggggattcCTTTTTATTGACAGTTCAGATGGTATTTCTGTTCTGAAAATACTGTTTTTCTTGTAAGAAGTGTTAAATCATTCAAGCCCAATGGTTCATCTAGCCAACATCAATGACAGCAACAAAGCACCAGAGATATCCATTCCTTCCTCTTAGCAAGCAGTGACGTGGGATACTCTGCTCATAAGACTGAACCTTCCCCCATCACCTCAGAAAGCaatcaaaacaagaaacaaaTGTAAATCCAGTTCGTATTTGTGGAGCCCCATACCTGCACTTCCTGCACCTGTACAGAACTTCACAAAACGAAGTCTGATGTACAGAATTTGGATCAGCTGCAAATACATCTTGTGGCAAGTTCCGTAGCTCTGAAAAGAGAATGCAACACTGAACTTACGAACAATTATcatgagacatttaatatactctGCTTTTGCCACAGTGCCACAAAGGAACGGCTGCAGCTGAAACCTCCCAAGGAGAATTCTTACTTTCCTCAGAAGACTCTCTGAGGTAACTACAGTGCTGCCAACTCAGTGCTGTAAGTTACCTCAGGTGGTGATTTTCTGCATCTTTAAATTTATGAGACTATGTGAATCTTTCAACATTATAAGGTCGCTCATAGCCCAGGAAGAAACCTCAGACTACTCAGAttcaggtgcttcacacgagcagccctaccccagtagGGTTGCacaaacccaggtagggctgttcatgtgaacagccttaacaAATGCAGACAGTCTTGCTGGTTCCTTAGAAAAAGTCTAGAGCAGCATAATGATTTTATTACGTTCAACTCAAAGTTACAAAGTAGTGAGGTAACTTCCAATTTTACAGGATTTGTCCTCAGAGTGGATGTTCAACCATAAAAAACAGTAGATAGAGGAGAGAAACACATGTTGCTGGTAGAAGGCTTGATAGAGGCTCATATGTAATATCTGGTAGTCTTAAGATGGTGAGTCAGAAAGTTCTTTGCAAATTATCTGCAAAGATTAGGTTAGTTTTCGTCCAGTGCAGAAGATGTCAGATTGTCCTAGAGCATACTGAGCAAAAGCCCATGGCTACGATCcctttgaaaataaaaaagtCTGCAGCTATTCTGATCTCCTTTGATTGGGGCCTCTGGCACTAAACACAACTTGCAGATCCTTACACAGCagaaagcagaagaagaaaagcatGACAATGTTTATATTAGCAAAGGCATGAATTCATTTGCACCGAGCACAAACTAACCTAATTTGTCTGCAAAGGGCTTTCTGAATCATCATCTTAAGACTGTCATACATTGCAGAAGGGGCTTCCACCATGCTTTTTGCCAACATCATATTTTCAGATACTGAATTAagttttagattattataatgcatggagcccttttgttttatgtaatggatgaactcgggtgttatggttctgttttatgtttcaacagtttattactttatttgaccaagttcgcttttatgtaaagcttttgtacttgtgttttgctggtcgaatgatcgtaacaataaagatttgatctgattttcaGTTACATCTGCTGCCTCCCTAcagacacacatttttttaatttaacatccAACTTGAAGAAGTGTCCTGTGAAACTTGAAAGCTGACATTTTCCAGCCTACTGATCTAACTTACTCATAAGGGCATAAAATTTGTGAGGATACCTTCCCATTCGTTAGAAATCTGGTGCACACACATAGCCCAAGACATCCTGGTTATGCAAGCTCTCTCCATCAAAACAGGGGGCATCAACTGTAAACCCCAATAGTTAATGCTAGCTAGAAAGCTAAAGGTTTGCTAGCTCAATTACTAGAAAGGTCTGAAAATGAGGCATTTATACATCTCCTGGGTTTTTAGCATTTTTTGTTGCACATTATAATGGAGAGCAGCACCCTTATGTTGcaagcaaaaccaaacatggagCAGAATGGAAGTCCCATTTCCCCTTCATACCTATGACTCAAGCCTGGTCTACACACGCAATAGGAGAAGCTGGAAGCGTCCCAAAACTGAAGGACAGTTGGTGCCActtagcagtgttctctctaatttttttcatgtgtgtgtggaatgagttttctttctgggcagcagtatcaaggcagtgtgtgcacatgtacattcagaatcgggccatcctgattcaacctgagtgggatctaaaattaactgagtggacatccaaaaacttgtgagcgcgtgcgcacaccttagagcaagcctgctcaacttagggccccccccagctgtttctgaactacaactcccataatccccagccatagtggccaatagctaggggttATGGGATTggaggccgacatctgcaggagggccgaagttgagtagccttgccttagagggaacattgcagtTCAGGTATGGAAGCCAATTTATAAATGCTCCTTTGGAAGCAGAATACCCCACGGGGCAAGGAGTACAATTGCCTCAAACTTCTCTCACTAGTATACTAGAGTTCTTCTTCTATTTTACTTGAAGGGAGGGTTTTACACAAGGAGCATTCAAAAactgcatgcatttatttatacattatatatttctatattaaaatcaaaaatacataattcaattcccctgctaactgagcaaagaggcacattttttaaagtggtgattctctttatttagtaggggtgagcaacaggccctatccatcgccagcacagcatcactctagtggctgttgctggtgtttatcgtatgtttctttttttagattgtgagccctttggggacagggagtcattttatttatttatatctatgcaaactgctttgggaactttttgttgaaaagtggtatatattcactgtattcatcaTAAATATATTCAACGTGCTGCAAACTAAAGTGGCAGTCTATCAGCTCATTCTATGGCATCAGTTGACCAGGCCTTTTATGTTATATTCATCACATTCGAGAAGCTCAATCACGTGACGGGTCTGCTTATTGGATTCTGagggcaccccacccccaccaacaggCAGAGAAAGCTGGAATGGACAGAAATTGCACACacagggaagcagcagctgctgtttgTCTGCATAGTTTATCGTCTCTTCTCCAGAGACTATTTTTtgccaggagggaaaggggaggagcAGGGAAAATTAAGAGTGGAGCTGCTCTCACAGGGTCTTACATGTAGTGTGGTTTTTAACTGGGGAATCCAGTCATATTCAATAACACATACCCATGCTTTCAGAATGCAAGCTTCATTTATTAGTATACATACAACACAGTTCAGGTTTTGGAAGAGAAGTACTTCTTATCATACATTCTTGTTTACTGCCAGTTTCAGTTGGCAAATCAtagcaaaacacaaaacaaacacacccacaaaacACTAATTTGGTTACGGTTTAATGGAGCCAGTCCCCATATGAATAACTGAACTAGAATTTGCCATaaaggagaaccctgttattcgcaggggttccgatccgccggggtggggtggggtgggggcatggatAACGAATCTGTGAATAACGGGGCATTAGTGTTATGGGAAATTGGAGAGTTAGGTCACCGCACCaccaaaaattggccaaaaatagtTTCACCACCACCAAATCACCCCCAAAGAGCCCCGCAGTGCTCCCCGCagttatacattgaccaaactaagagaagctagagcacagcaatcggttactgtcaaagattcctgattttatatatttgatgacattttagactttgtttccattattgttttctctttttactgtgtatattctgtgtatattgatatttgatctaagatcataaataaacaacaacagctCCAGAGGCACCCATGGTGCTGAAAATAGTTTCCCCATTTTCCTCCCCAAATCGCCCCCAGGAGATTTGTGCTGCACTCCAGAGGCACTCATGGCAccaaaaatcagctgaaaatagtagacccccccttttcctccccaaatCACCTAAAAAGGACACACAGAAGTGCCTTACTGTACTCCAGAGGCACCCACAGTGTCAAAAAATCATGCCCCCCCATCTTTCTAAGTaaagaagccataaaatggctcccaaacacaaaatggtggccattcCAGCCACCCCGACCCACAAAAACATGGGTTTAACCATCCCCCTCCCCCgtgtataccaaggttgggtgctaATTACCCCGACCGTGGATATATGAAATCATGAGTACTGGACCCGCgattaatgaggtcctcctgtatatacAAATTCGACCTGACAGGGATCCGGAAAAACTTTCCTTTTACTTACCAGGATATTTCTCTGTAACCTTTTGCAAACGATACTGTTTGTAAATGGCACTGGTTACATCAACTTCACAGCCCATTTTTTCATACAGTTTCAGTTGCCATTCAAAACCTTCATTCATTCTGCAACAACAGAGAAATTTAAACAAGCCCTAAGTGGTGGAGAACAAGCCCTAAGAGACAGGGAAAGCATTCTAGTCCTCATGAGGAGAAGGATCAACTGTTACCAAGGAAAGCCACGCACTTGGCATCAGGTTTGATGGCCTGGACAAAGGTATAGGCCTCTTCAAAAGAGAGGTTATTGGTTTTCATTAAATAAGCAGTCACAACAGCAACACTTCGGCTGACACCAGCTTGACTGAAAAACAAAGAGACATCAATGAAACACAGTCACAAAATAAAGACATTTCATTCCTTTCAAATTTGATGTTCATGTCACTTCGACAATGCATTTATATTTGGAGTCAGAAAACAGAATAGAATTATTTTAGAAACTTTCAGTTTAACAATACATAAGGTGAGTGCTACTTTAACTCTAAATTGGGATGTGGGGGAAAGGAAATTCCAATCTATAGTGCTAATTTTCAATTGGCTATATAACCAATATACGCTTTCTATATTCTGCTATAGTTTTTCAACCTATATACACTCCATCTATCCAGAATTTACCTTCCTCTTTCAGTTTCATATCAGGAGTCTTATCTGCATAAATAAGTTCCACAGGCATACATTAAATAATCACATCCTATACACTGTGATCATTAGAAATTCCTGTATAGTGAGCTATCTTTGCTGTGGGCAGAAAGTTGAACAGAGTATTCTCAAGTATTGGAATAATCCATGTGCTGAGTTATTTGTCCACACCAAAATACAAGCATACATAAAAGGTAATAATGAAAAGACAAAACCCATCTTATATCCACTTCTGAAAGAATTGAAAATGTTTCGATCTTTATAGACACATAACCAGAGCACTTGCAGGCGACAGGGAGGTACCAACAGGGTAAGCAGAGTACGGAAACAACGGTTTCACAAAATACAGAGGGGGAAAATACCTACGAGGGCCAAAAACACACACCCTAAAACTGCCTCCCCATGTAagtcaatggagtggaatgtttctAGACTCAGAGGACATTTAACAAGCAGGAAGGCAGAGCTGATGTATCTCAGtggtgaggaggggggaaaggtctTCCTCTTCTTGAACAAGAAGAGCAAGAATTCTTcaaaaagaaagctgagaaaaACCAAGGAGGGTATATAAAATCATTCTGACTGTGGGTTGCTTGCATATGAAAAATGTTAAACCGCCAAACctgggttttaaagaaaaaaaaacattttcacaAAATGTGGGGGAAAGTGTAATGATTGTTTGACTAGCTGGTGCTGCCAAATTTCAAACAAATTCAGTAAGGGGTGTAGATGTTATGGCCACTAAAGaatgaaaaagttgaaggaaaaatgaatgagaaaacaGACTTGTCTTCACCTTAAATATAGATGCACAACCATGCCTCTATAACCATACTGACACAGAAAtatatactattattattatcaacatttatatcccgctcttcctccaaggagcccagagcggtgtactacatacttgagtttctcctcacaacagccctgtggagtaggttaggctgagagaaaagtgactggcccagagtcacccagcaagtatcatggttgaatggggatttgaactcgggtctccctggttctagtcaagcactctaaccactacaccacgctggctctactactactactactactactactactctatCCTACTACTCTATTCAAACTTTACTTCAGTCATCAATCAGCAAAAAGAAAATAATCAATACCTATTTACATAGTTGCAACAACTGTTCTGAATAGAACAGTATTATCTGGATcgtattctttattttatttactttcgTTTAATACCGCCCTATCCCAAGTCTCTGGGATCTTGGGTTGAAATCCCAAGATTTGAGAATGTCTACAAATGATTGGATGGTAAAAATTCAGCCCAAACATGTTAGGAAAGGGGTCAATCAAAATAGATTAACGTGGCAAAAATATGAATTTCCTGCATCTCCCTTCCAAAAAGCGTATAGCAGCGGCTGCAAGCAACATGGGCAGACACTACAAAATATGCTCCAGCTACTCATATGTTTTGTTACCTGTCCTAACAGATCACTGTCCCTGCTTTGTAGATATTTTGAGGACGTCTTTTTAAACATTCTATAGTCTCCTAAGTGGCTGTGTCTGGACTGCACCTCTTCAGATGAGTTGCAGGTCCTAGAATCCTCCTCCATCCACACCCCGCAAAAATTCCTTTCATGTAAGTATGGATCTACATTAGCCTTCCCCTTGACATGCCAGTTTTCTagatgcaggtggtggtggtggtgattttcgTATGGAGGCACACTCAGAATGGCAGTGTAACTCACACACAGCAGGATGGCCGTCTCAGAAAGAACTGGGGAAGACTATACCCGCAGGAGAATCGGAGCGCTGCCTCTTCCATCCACAGCAGCGAGCGCCCCTCGTCATTGGTGCCCGTGGCGGAGCCTCGACTTACTGCAGGCTACTAACGCAGTGATCAGGGCTGGGGCTATTCCcggattcctccccctccctccggcTCTCACCAGCGCACCAGAGCGGCTCCGCCCCGTTCCCGGGCGCGGCTGATGAAGGCGGCGCAGCCGTCCAGGTGGCTCAGCAGGTCGCTCTCGGGCTGATCCAGCGCCTGGACGTGCCGCACCTCCTCGAGCCCCGCAGTAGCGGCGCCATCGGGTGGCTCCGAGTCCACGGACAGCAGCGCCGTGACAGCGACAGCCCCGCCACTAGCCCCCGAAGCCGGCGCATCCTCTGGCGCGCCAAGATCAGCACGGCCACCCAGGTAGAGGCCCGGCAGCACCGGCACCATGGCGACGACACCGCGAGGCCGCCGCTCTTCTCTCACCCCGCCCACTCTTCCTTCCACGCAAGCGCGATGCGAGCTCAGCCTCCCAACGTATAAAAACGAGTGTATAGAGATAGGAAAAAACTAGAGTGGCAATTCAGTTTCTGGTACgaatacgacggatatttatataccgcttctcaacaaaagttcttcgaaagctgtttacatagatataaataaagtgtGATATCTTGTGTGCAATTCTGTTGGAAGGGCAGGTAGGCAAATCGATAACACTTCCACCTATGGTGGGCATGCCACTCAATGCAGCAGTTTTGGAACAAAGTGTCAGGAAAGCGTCATAGAGAAAAATAGGCACAGGAATTCGGAATGTGCTAGTGTCAGGAAATCGCACCATCATTTGTTCGAGTAAGGTGACTCGGGCTTCCTGCATAAACCACAGATATATACAGCAGCTAAAATGCATGGCGCATTACATGCCGCTGGAAGTCCTCTCCGCTAACCTAACACACACAATGTGGACTGACAAAATACGGCAAACGTATGTCGGTGTACAGGCTTATTGAACAGGTTCAACAGGCACAGAATGAAAACTAAGCCGAACCGAAGAAAAATTCAAATGACCTCTcgtttcttgtggtagcaagcatgccttgtccccatagctaagcagggtctgccctggttgcatatgaatgggagacttgatgtgtgagcactgcaagatattcccctcggatgaagccactctgggaagagcagaaggtttcaagttccctccctggtttctccaagataggacaagatttttttatttatttttttgataggacaagatttttttattgaaccaacaaactaccaaagcatacagtacgttgccaaagcacaattatagggctgagagagattcctgcgtgcaaccatggagaagctgctgccagtctgtgaagacaatactgagctacaaagaccagtggtctgactcagtatatggcagtttcctatgttaatATGTGTGGGTGGAGCACGCTTAGATCGCATCCCTAGTTCTTCAGATCTCAACGCATACACACACCACCCGCCAACTTCTCCATTAGACTGTCGGCTCCCACTCAACCTGTGATCTCAAAAATCCTTTTCAACTAGTGACATTGCTTCTCCCACCATTttctctgtctgtgtctgtggtTATGTCTGTTGTATTACTACAAAGAAGTGTTTCTCTTTTGTTCTTGAATGTGTATAATATGTGTGTTGACAATCAGTACACGGTTTATTTTCCCTATCATTTCTCCATGTTCAGGAAAGATGCTGAATTTCTGCCAGTCAGGCTACTGTTGAAGGAACAAGAGCAAGGACACTCCCAGGATCCCCCTTTCCCACCCCACAAACCACACCAACTCTAGTCTAGTCCCACCCCAATACACCACTATAATATTAAGTAAGCCTGctaacttggaagtaagtctcactgaactcaatgggacttccatGGGGCCCCATAGGGTAGGTGTATATTGCAGGGACATCCATCCATGGCGGGCCCATGTATTATCAGCGCTGAGCCATCAAAGGCAGccatcagaggagagctgggagtgggagtcAGAGATAAGACACACCAGACCAGAGCCTGGAAGAACGCTGTTGAGCTGGCAAGTGACAGTCCAAGCCCAAACAGGAAGTCCTTTGTAGCCCATCCGATTGGAAGACCGGGGTGGGTACAGCCAATCCTGAGCTTGAACATATTGCTTGTTGACCTAGAAGATGCTCCAAGCTGCAGTAGTGGGGTACTGTCCCCACCACAGGGGGCAGCTGAACACAGAGCTGAGGGTTCCTACTTCTAGGCCTTGGGCTCTTGGCAGTCCTTGTGGGGAAGGGctggatacaaatgtgataataAGTGAAGATATACATTTGATCTCCATGACTCCACTCTAACACATACCTAGATGGCAACATTCTTTACTCACATGGCGCAAAAGTGTATCTCACATTATACATAACTAACATTTGATACAGGAGCTGATCACGTTGTGCATTTTTTCCCTCCTCAAAAAAtgcacacctgctcctccaccatgcAAAGATTGTTGCAACCCAGGTAAACGCCTGCACCAGGTCCATGTCAGCTTCTACAGAACCCTCTGGTTCTCTCTGCAAAATCACTCAGGCAATCAAAATAATCAAATTGGAAGGACCCAGAAGATCCAACTCCCTACACCCACCTATCAACACATAGTGTTCCTAAAGCAGATATATAACCAAAAAGCTTTCAGAACATTCACTCTCCATGACTCATGCAAGGGTGGTAAACCATCTGCTGCAGGcaagtctatttcaactccttgtgcccacagagccctgtggttgtctttggtagaatacaggaggggtttaccattgcctcctcctgcgcagtatgagatgatgcctttcaacatcttcctatatctctgctgcccaatatagtaccagcggggatttgaatcgaCAACCTTCTGatcattagtcaagcatttccccgctgcaccacttaaggtgatggacATGTGCTGCAGAGAAAGGCACAAACAGACCAAATCTGAGCTGGGAGGAAATTCCCTCTTCACTCCAAATCAGTCAGTTCTTGACAGTGTAACTGcactgccctccccactcccccagtcaTCCAAAGGGGAAGTGACAAC
Above is a window of Hemicordylus capensis ecotype Gifberg chromosome 2, rHemCap1.1.pri, whole genome shotgun sequence DNA encoding:
- the DUSP12 gene encoding dual specificity protein phosphatase 12 isoform X1, which translates into the protein MVPVLPGLYLGGRADLGAPEDAPASGASGGAVAVTALLSVDSEPPDGAATAGLEEVRHVQALDQPESDLLSHLDGCAAFISRARERGGAALVRCQAGVSRSVAVVTAYLMKTNNLSFEEAYTFVQAIKPDAKMNEGFEWQLKLYEKMGCEVDVTSAIYKQYRLQKVTEKYPELRNLPQDVFAADPNSVHQTSFCEVLYRCRKCRRLLFRSSSILTHDEGKGPAAFAHKRLLEPAKTGTLYCDVRPNCTSYFIEPVQWMEPALLGVMEGQLLCPKCASKLGSFHWHGEQCSCGHWVTPAFQIHKSRVDEVKDLSIRDLQTVRR